In Arthrobacter sp. B3I9, the following are encoded in one genomic region:
- a CDS encoding IclR family transcriptional regulator — protein sequence MATEPGNGASPLLVLHKVAEILDCFSVEAPEPTLQQIIRKTGLPSSTCQRLVQNMLREGFLDRDGDRYRIGIGLVRWATPGTFGLDVVRLVKPVLQQLRDETGETACLYVRDGAFRTIIAVAETRHVVMRPFMVGMVMPLHAGAPGKIFLAYDPESWGALDEHGLDRFTPHTPASLELLRQQAAVAREQGYYAAFGERNEDVGSISAPVFDHAGRLACAVGLGFPTQRIGPADVERLGPVVARAGLEASRALGYDGSQSAG from the coding sequence GTGGCGACGGAGCCGGGCAACGGGGCATCACCCCTGCTGGTGCTGCACAAGGTGGCGGAGATCCTGGACTGTTTTTCGGTCGAGGCTCCGGAACCGACCTTGCAGCAGATCATCCGGAAGACGGGCCTGCCGTCCAGTACCTGCCAGCGGCTTGTGCAAAACATGCTGCGGGAGGGGTTCTTGGACCGCGACGGCGACCGGTACCGGATCGGCATCGGCCTGGTCCGCTGGGCTACCCCGGGAACGTTCGGGCTGGACGTGGTCCGGCTGGTGAAGCCTGTCTTGCAGCAGCTGCGCGACGAGACCGGTGAAACGGCGTGCCTGTATGTCCGGGATGGTGCGTTCCGGACCATAATCGCCGTTGCGGAGACACGCCACGTGGTGATGCGGCCGTTCATGGTGGGCATGGTCATGCCCCTTCATGCCGGAGCGCCGGGCAAGATTTTTTTGGCGTACGATCCCGAGTCGTGGGGCGCCCTGGACGAACACGGACTGGACCGCTTTACCCCCCACACGCCGGCCTCCTTGGAGCTGCTCCGTCAGCAGGCGGCGGTGGCGCGCGAGCAGGGGTATTATGCGGCTTTCGGGGAACGGAACGAAGATGTGGGTTCCATCAGCGCACCCGTGTTCGACCACGCGGGGCGGCTCGCCTGCGCAGTGGGCCTGGGATTCCCGACGCAGCGGATTGGGCCCGCCGACGTGGAGCGGCTGGG
- a CDS encoding Asp/Glu racemase, which yields MSTPDITCETAPEPKRPGSSRVGLIVPSSNTTMETELPELFRRQAEATGHSYTFHSARAGMKKVTREELLAMVGKAAGCAEAVSDADVDVIAYACLVAVMAQGPGAHEGSEKVIADAAAGNGHPAPVTSSAGALVRTLQEIGALKVAMITPYMKPLTKMVVDYIEGSGITVLDAISLEVADNLEVGCLDPQNLPALARSLQREGADAVVLSACVQMPSLAAVQAVEDELGLPVITAATATTYEILKALGHRPAITGAGSLLSGAGVLTPASS from the coding sequence ATGAGCACCCCCGACATCACCTGCGAAACCGCTCCGGAGCCCAAGCGCCCGGGCTCCTCCAGGGTGGGACTGATCGTCCCCAGCTCCAACACCACCATGGAGACGGAGCTCCCCGAGCTGTTCCGCCGCCAGGCAGAGGCAACCGGACACAGCTACACTTTCCACTCCGCCCGCGCCGGCATGAAGAAGGTCACCCGGGAAGAACTGCTGGCCATGGTGGGCAAGGCAGCTGGCTGCGCCGAGGCAGTCTCCGACGCCGATGTGGACGTCATCGCCTACGCCTGCCTGGTCGCCGTCATGGCCCAGGGTCCCGGAGCCCACGAGGGCTCGGAAAAAGTCATCGCCGACGCCGCCGCCGGCAACGGGCACCCCGCCCCGGTCACCAGCAGCGCCGGCGCCCTGGTCCGCACGCTGCAGGAAATCGGCGCGCTGAAGGTCGCCATGATCACCCCCTACATGAAGCCGCTCACCAAGATGGTGGTGGACTACATCGAAGGCTCCGGCATCACCGTACTGGACGCCATCAGCCTCGAGGTGGCGGACAACCTCGAGGTCGGCTGCCTCGATCCGCAGAACCTGCCCGCGCTTGCCCGCAGCCTCCAGCGCGAAGGCGCGGACGCCGTCGTGCTTTCCGCCTGCGTCCAGATGCCGTCGCTGGCTGCGGTCCAGGCAGTGGAGGACGAGCTCGGACTGCCGGTCATCACGGCGGCCACCGCCACCACGTACGAGATCCTCAAGGCACTCGGCCACCGGCCCGCCATCACCGGGGCCGGCAGCCTGCTGTCCGGCGCCGGCGTCCTCACCCCGGCGAGCTCCTAG
- a CDS encoding SLC13 family permease produces the protein MSLSLIAFLVLIAAFAIGSFTKINAGLLATVAAFGVGTLLAGMSIKDVIGQFPAGLFFILVGATLLFAIVRINGTIDLLAYWAERLAGDRKILVPILMFLLTAALASAGAFTPAAIAIVAPVGLALGMRFGISSLAMGLVIVQGANAGAFSPVNPFGVLANKMLDGAGASDDSFKLYAYCFVFNAILAAIAYILVQAIMKRRAAKADPNHQAGEANGMKYDGGAAAPAGSGTEGPSGSGTAVLTAPAPTSVAAGSGMKTGPEKVAATPMRILTLVGIASLLVLTTVLGLDVGVASLVIATVLIMLDSGVQKPAVESMPWSAIILVTGIVTYVGMLEKMGALKELQEGIAGLGNSSLAALITSYVVAIVSAFASTTGTLGVISPVVAPIAMDPLLTPIGVITAIAISSSVVDVSPMSTSGALLMASAQPKDERMFFRALLLWAIAMIGVVPLLVWFVFVQLGLG, from the coding sequence ATGTCCCTATCACTCATCGCGTTCCTGGTCCTGATAGCGGCCTTTGCCATCGGTTCGTTCACCAAGATCAACGCCGGCCTGCTGGCCACGGTCGCCGCGTTCGGCGTCGGAACCCTCCTGGCCGGCATGTCGATCAAGGACGTCATCGGACAGTTCCCCGCCGGGCTGTTCTTCATCCTGGTGGGCGCCACACTGCTGTTCGCCATCGTGCGGATCAACGGCACCATCGACCTGCTCGCTTACTGGGCTGAACGGCTCGCCGGCGACCGGAAAATCCTGGTCCCCATCCTGATGTTCCTGCTGACGGCGGCTCTGGCTTCGGCCGGCGCGTTCACCCCGGCCGCCATCGCGATCGTGGCCCCGGTGGGTCTGGCGCTGGGCATGCGGTTCGGCATCAGCAGCCTGGCCATGGGCCTGGTCATCGTGCAGGGCGCTAACGCCGGCGCCTTCTCGCCGGTCAACCCGTTCGGTGTACTGGCCAACAAAATGCTGGACGGGGCCGGAGCCTCGGACGATTCCTTCAAGCTCTACGCCTACTGCTTCGTTTTCAATGCCATCCTGGCCGCGATCGCCTACATTCTGGTGCAGGCCATCATGAAGCGGCGCGCGGCCAAGGCGGACCCAAATCACCAGGCAGGTGAGGCCAACGGCATGAAGTACGACGGCGGCGCTGCCGCTCCCGCTGGAAGCGGCACGGAAGGTCCGTCCGGCTCAGGTACGGCCGTGCTCACCGCCCCGGCTCCCACTTCTGTGGCTGCCGGGAGCGGCATGAAGACCGGCCCCGAGAAGGTAGCCGCAACGCCGATGCGGATCCTCACCCTGGTGGGCATCGCCTCCCTTCTGGTGCTCACCACTGTTCTGGGCCTGGACGTCGGAGTCGCTTCGCTGGTCATTGCCACCGTGCTGATCATGCTGGACTCGGGCGTGCAGAAGCCGGCAGTGGAAAGCATGCCATGGTCTGCGATTATTCTGGTGACTGGCATTGTCACCTACGTAGGCATGCTGGAAAAGATGGGTGCGCTGAAGGAACTGCAGGAAGGCATCGCCGGCCTGGGCAACAGCTCCCTTGCCGCCCTGATCACCAGCTATGTGGTGGCCATAGTCTCGGCCTTCGCCTCCACCACCGGCACCCTCGGCGTCATCAGCCCGGTGGTGGCACCTATCGCCATGGATCCCTTGCTCACCCCCATCGGGGTCATCACGGCCATCGCCATCAGCTCGTCGGTGGTTGACGTGAGCCCGATGTCCACCAGCGGCGCCCTGCTGATGGCGAGCGCGCAGCCCAAGGACGAGCGGATGTTCTTCCGGGCCCTGCTGCTCTGGGCCATCGCGATGATCGGCGTGGTGCCGCTCCTCGTGTGGTTCGTGTTCGTGCAGCTGGGCCTCGGCTGA
- a CDS encoding flavin reductase family protein, with protein sequence MRTDFDPAATSARDFYRLLTAVVVPRPIAWVSSVSPEGVDNLAPHSFFTVASTNPPIVQFTSVGEKDSLRNITASGEFVVNLAPTTLMEEVNATGTNFPPDVSEFDAAGLTREPSLTVGAPRVKESLAVLECRLHSVLPMGDSSLVFGEVTHAAVSDAVLDGSHPRIELLKPLTRLGRDEWGTLGTIQELKRIRLKDWPGSFRPKA encoded by the coding sequence ATGCGCACTGATTTCGATCCCGCTGCCACGTCCGCCCGCGATTTCTACCGGCTGCTCACCGCGGTGGTGGTGCCCCGGCCCATCGCCTGGGTATCGAGTGTCTCGCCGGAGGGCGTCGACAACCTTGCCCCGCACTCGTTTTTCACCGTCGCGTCCACAAATCCGCCCATCGTGCAGTTCACCTCGGTGGGGGAGAAGGATTCACTCCGCAACATCACCGCGTCCGGAGAGTTTGTGGTGAACCTCGCCCCGACCACGCTGATGGAGGAGGTCAACGCCACCGGGACCAACTTTCCGCCTGATGTCAGCGAATTTGACGCCGCCGGCCTCACACGGGAGCCGAGCCTCACCGTGGGTGCGCCGCGGGTCAAGGAGTCGCTGGCGGTACTCGAATGCCGTCTCCACTCGGTCCTGCCGATGGGAGACTCCAGCCTGGTCTTCGGCGAAGTGACGCACGCTGCCGTGAGTGACGCGGTTCTGGACGGCAGCCACCCGCGGATTGAACTTCTGAAGCCGCTGACCCGGCTGGGCCGGGACGAGTGGGGCACGCTGGGCACCATCCAGGAGCTCAAACGAATCCGGCTCAAGGACTGGCCGGGGTCTTTCCGCCCGAAGGCCTGA
- a CDS encoding haloacid dehalogenase type II, producing the protein MTIQPYLSPSTGCGIRAVLFDTFGTVVDWRTGVARQAAAFAATHGQPLDAEAFADDWRALYQPAMEAIRSGSREFATLDTLHRENLDQVLRQHGFNPDGLDASSLEELNTSWHRLPPWPDSLEGLSAVRRGYIVGPLSNGNTSLLLDIARNAGLPWDVIIGSDMTRAYKPLPAAYLRTAEFLDLRPGAVMLVAAHNNDLRAAREAGLATAFITRPTEYGPGQVADLTPESDWDLSASSITELAHELGV; encoded by the coding sequence ATGACCATCCAGCCATACCTTTCACCGTCAACCGGGTGCGGGATACGCGCCGTCCTTTTCGACACCTTCGGCACAGTGGTGGACTGGCGTACCGGCGTCGCCCGGCAGGCGGCCGCTTTCGCCGCAACACATGGGCAGCCTCTCGACGCCGAGGCGTTCGCCGATGACTGGCGCGCCCTCTACCAGCCGGCAATGGAGGCCATCCGCTCCGGCTCCCGGGAATTCGCCACCCTGGACACACTCCACCGTGAAAACCTGGATCAGGTGCTCCGCCAACACGGCTTCAATCCCGACGGGCTGGACGCAAGCAGCCTGGAAGAGCTGAATACATCCTGGCACCGTCTGCCCCCATGGCCGGACAGCTTGGAGGGCCTTTCCGCCGTCCGCCGCGGCTACATCGTGGGTCCCCTCTCCAATGGCAACACCTCGCTGCTGCTGGACATCGCCAGAAACGCCGGGCTTCCGTGGGACGTGATCATCGGATCGGACATGACGCGCGCGTACAAGCCGCTGCCCGCGGCCTACCTTCGGACTGCGGAGTTCCTGGACCTCAGGCCCGGTGCTGTGATGCTCGTGGCCGCGCACAACAACGACCTGCGTGCCGCCCGGGAGGCCGGGCTGGCGACGGCGTTCATCACCCGCCCCACCGAATACGGCCCGGGCCAGGTTGCGGATCTGACGCCGGAGAGCGACTGGGATCTCTCGGCGTCGAGCATCACTGAACTGGCTCACGAGCTCGGGGTCTGA
- a CDS encoding dihydrofolate reductase family protein: MSLVRVHNFSISLDGFGTGEGQQLETPFGHAGSRLMQWAFGTRTFRAMGLHGESEASFGVDEAFASQWGPGIGAEIMGRNKFGYQRGPWEDEEWKGWWGDNPVFHTPVVVLTHHPRPVLEMEGGTTFHFVDADPVTALKQAQALAGDLDVRIGGGVSTVRQFLEADLIDHMHLVIVPIILGRGERLWDGLEGLEERFDIEATPSPSGVTHLIFTRRTER, from the coding sequence ATGTCCCTCGTCCGCGTGCACAACTTCTCAATTTCCCTCGACGGCTTCGGCACCGGTGAGGGCCAGCAACTCGAGACTCCCTTCGGCCACGCAGGCTCACGGCTGATGCAGTGGGCTTTCGGAACGCGAACCTTCCGCGCGATGGGCCTCCACGGGGAGTCGGAGGCATCCTTCGGCGTCGACGAGGCCTTCGCCAGCCAGTGGGGGCCCGGGATCGGTGCGGAGATCATGGGGCGCAACAAGTTCGGCTATCAACGCGGTCCCTGGGAGGACGAGGAATGGAAGGGCTGGTGGGGCGATAATCCTGTCTTCCACACCCCCGTCGTTGTCCTGACACACCACCCCCGGCCCGTACTCGAGATGGAAGGCGGAACAACCTTCCATTTCGTCGACGCCGACCCCGTCACCGCGCTCAAGCAGGCCCAAGCCCTGGCCGGCGACCTCGACGTCCGGATCGGCGGGGGCGTCAGCACCGTCCGGCAGTTCCTCGAGGCGGACCTGATCGACCACATGCACCTCGTCATCGTGCCGATCATCCTTGGCCGGGGTGAACGGCTCTGGGACGGACTCGAAGGGCTCGAGGAACGCTTTGACATCGAAGCGACCCCATCTCCCAGCGGCGTTACCCATCTGATCTTCACCCGCCGCACGGAGCGGTAG
- a CDS encoding GNAT family N-acetyltransferase, translated as MTIELRTISADDWRVWRSVRLAALADAPDAFGSHLQDWADASEDRWRKRLSIPGAINLLAFDGDGNVPVGMATGIPDEGNGSRAELISMWVSPAVRGRGVATALITAVARWAASAGAATLTLSVMPDNLTARRSYERNGFTVSREPGDLLPDGRRELIMLRDLTSSSP; from the coding sequence ATGACCATCGAGCTGCGCACCATCTCTGCCGACGACTGGCGCGTCTGGCGGTCGGTGAGGCTCGCCGCGCTGGCCGACGCGCCGGATGCTTTCGGCTCACACCTGCAGGACTGGGCAGACGCGTCGGAGGACCGCTGGCGGAAGCGCCTGTCTATTCCGGGAGCGATCAACCTGCTGGCCTTCGACGGCGACGGGAACGTTCCTGTCGGCATGGCCACTGGCATCCCGGACGAGGGCAACGGCAGTCGTGCCGAGCTGATCTCGATGTGGGTCAGCCCTGCCGTTCGCGGGCGTGGCGTCGCCACCGCACTCATCACAGCGGTCGCGCGCTGGGCGGCGAGCGCTGGTGCGGCGACGCTCACCCTGTCCGTGATGCCGGACAACCTCACAGCCCGGCGCAGTTACGAAAGGAACGGCTTTACGGTGTCCCGCGAACCCGGCGATCTGCTGCCGGATGGCCGGCGCGAGTTGATTATGCTCCGCGACCTCACGTCGAGCAGCCCATAA
- a CDS encoding SDR family NAD(P)-dependent oxidoreductase has protein sequence MSTHGFTIAAIDPSAPTSTAIRSFADLNCLVVGAASGIGYATAAMLSQKAGRLVGADLPTATWPNTDNQYPQLPIDISDPASVRDAVERTIEIVGRLDVVINTAGILGKVQPSSEETLEEFERLLRVNLVGAFALSKAVLPVMVGHGFGRLVHFSSTAGKEGVPGMTGYSASKAGITGLVKALAKEYATTGVTINAIAPGKVDTPFITSQPPKAEDLQRIPMRRLGTPEEAAALLEYIISPGASYTTGFIYDLSGGRAVY, from the coding sequence ATGTCGACTCACGGATTCACCATTGCCGCGATTGACCCATCTGCGCCCACATCCACCGCAATCCGCTCGTTTGCGGATCTCAACTGCTTGGTAGTTGGCGCCGCTTCCGGCATCGGCTACGCAACCGCCGCGATGCTGAGCCAGAAGGCGGGGCGACTGGTCGGTGCAGATTTGCCGACAGCTACGTGGCCGAACACCGACAACCAGTATCCGCAGTTGCCCATCGACATTTCCGACCCCGCATCTGTCCGCGACGCTGTCGAACGAACGATAGAAATTGTGGGGCGGCTGGACGTCGTCATTAACACGGCCGGGATCTTGGGCAAAGTCCAACCTTCCTCGGAGGAAACCCTCGAAGAGTTTGAGCGGCTCCTTCGTGTCAACCTTGTTGGGGCGTTCGCGCTGTCTAAAGCGGTGCTCCCCGTGATGGTGGGCCATGGGTTCGGACGGCTCGTCCACTTTTCGTCGACCGCGGGAAAAGAAGGGGTTCCTGGTATGACCGGATACTCCGCCAGCAAGGCAGGCATCACCGGTCTTGTGAAGGCGCTTGCCAAGGAGTATGCCACGACTGGTGTCACGATCAACGCGATCGCACCCGGCAAAGTTGACACACCCTTCATCACGTCGCAACCCCCAAAGGCGGAGGATCTGCAGCGTATTCCGATGAGGCGTCTGGGTACGCCTGAGGAGGCTGCGGCGCTACTCGAGTACATCATTTCGCCCGGTGCCTCTTATACGACGGGATTCATCTATGACCTTTCCGGAGGAAGGGCCGTATATTGA
- a CDS encoding dihydrodipicolinate synthase family protein: MNTLTTIELPAADGYRTVELLEPALLDTVSTPPRSRIAYAAGHVVGDPLRSSTGSQAAIDWDATLRIRHSLWDLGLGVAESMDTAQRGMGLDPTTALTLAKRTLAEARTAGGAVVVGIATDQLDAAHHSLEEITDAYIEQLGEIEAAGGSVVMMASRHLARAAKGADDYLSVYGKVLDSASRPVILHWLGSMFDPALEGYWGDRSISEASETVLALIRSKKDKVAGIKVSLLDKEHEVSLRRRLPAGVRLFTGDDFNYAELIAGDEQGHSDALLGAFAAVPRFASAAFAKLDQGDHTAFRNILEPTIPLSRLIFEAPTQYYKVGVVWLSYLTGWQSHFRMIAGLESGRSLLHLADLFQAANGIGLFPDPETSAERASAYFRAQGF; the protein is encoded by the coding sequence ATGAATACCTTGACCACCATCGAGCTACCTGCCGCCGACGGATACCGCACGGTCGAACTCTTGGAACCGGCTCTGCTGGACACCGTCAGTACCCCGCCCAGGTCCCGCATCGCCTACGCCGCCGGCCATGTGGTGGGCGACCCGCTCCGGTCCAGCACCGGATCGCAAGCAGCCATCGACTGGGACGCTACCCTCCGCATCCGCCATTCCCTTTGGGATCTGGGCCTTGGCGTCGCGGAGAGCATGGACACCGCGCAGCGCGGAATGGGGCTCGACCCCACAACAGCGCTTACGCTCGCGAAGCGCACACTTGCCGAGGCGCGCACCGCTGGCGGTGCGGTCGTCGTTGGAATCGCCACGGACCAGCTCGACGCAGCACACCATTCGCTCGAGGAAATCACGGACGCCTACATCGAGCAGCTCGGCGAGATTGAGGCTGCGGGGGGCAGCGTTGTCATGATGGCCAGCCGCCACCTCGCCCGCGCCGCTAAAGGTGCAGATGACTACCTCAGCGTCTACGGCAAGGTGCTGGACTCCGCCAGCCGTCCCGTGATCCTGCACTGGCTCGGCTCCATGTTCGACCCCGCCCTCGAAGGCTACTGGGGTGACCGCTCTATTTCTGAAGCGTCCGAAACCGTATTGGCACTCATACGCTCCAAAAAGGACAAGGTCGCCGGGATCAAGGTTTCACTACTCGACAAGGAACATGAGGTCAGCCTGCGTCGCAGGCTTCCTGCCGGAGTACGTCTATTCACTGGCGACGACTTCAATTACGCCGAGCTCATCGCAGGCGACGAGCAAGGCCATAGCGACGCACTCCTCGGCGCGTTTGCCGCGGTTCCGCGCTTCGCGTCCGCGGCATTCGCGAAGCTCGACCAGGGCGATCACACAGCGTTCCGCAACATCCTGGAACCGACAATCCCGCTGAGTCGCCTTATTTTTGAAGCTCCGACTCAGTATTACAAAGTCGGAGTTGTCTGGCTTAGCTACCTGACAGGATGGCAGAGCCATTTCCGTATGATCGCCGGCCTCGAATCCGGCCGCTCCCTCTTGCACCTCGCGGACTTATTTCAAGCGGCCAATGGCATCGGGCTGTTTCCCGATCCAGAAACGTCCGCTGAGCGCGCGTCCGCATACTTCCGCGCGCAGGGATTCTAA
- a CDS encoding sugar phosphate isomerase/epimerase yields MTDEESLRLSLNQATARPYPLIDTAEAAMRAGISHIGLWVEPVEDTGVANTRRIVADTGLTVSSVCRAGFVADKEGAELRAAIDSVKRALDLAHEVGSPMLTFIAGGLPAEDRDIRHAETRVRTALEELEPHARSAGVRLALEPLHPLFVDSRSVVTTIAQALRVVKDLPVQSVGILVDAYATFWDPDFHDAVAAAGPRIAGYQVSDFALPLPVPENMNGRLFPGDGQIDFTPFTRSVRHAGYKGPIEIEIFNDDVWKLPLETIISRTVASFKRHIAEPVNELERQSE; encoded by the coding sequence ATGACTGATGAGGAAAGCCTGCGTCTTAGCCTCAACCAGGCAACGGCTCGTCCGTACCCGTTGATTGATACTGCGGAAGCAGCAATGAGGGCGGGAATTAGCCACATCGGACTCTGGGTCGAACCTGTGGAAGACACCGGGGTTGCAAATACTAGACGGATAGTCGCCGACACAGGACTGACGGTCAGTTCGGTCTGCCGGGCTGGATTCGTCGCCGACAAGGAAGGAGCCGAACTGCGGGCCGCGATCGACAGCGTCAAACGGGCGCTCGACTTAGCGCATGAGGTCGGTAGCCCCATGCTCACTTTCATCGCCGGTGGACTACCAGCCGAGGACCGGGACATCCGCCACGCCGAGACGAGAGTGAGGACAGCCCTCGAAGAACTTGAACCGCATGCCCGCAGCGCTGGGGTGAGGCTCGCGCTCGAGCCACTTCATCCCTTGTTCGTCGACAGCCGCAGTGTAGTTACGACCATCGCCCAGGCGCTGCGGGTAGTGAAGGATCTGCCGGTCCAATCCGTGGGGATCCTGGTCGACGCATACGCCACGTTCTGGGACCCGGACTTCCACGACGCCGTTGCGGCAGCCGGACCGCGGATCGCCGGCTATCAGGTGAGCGACTTCGCACTGCCCTTGCCGGTGCCGGAGAACATGAACGGACGGCTCTTCCCCGGCGACGGGCAAATCGACTTTACCCCCTTCACAAGATCAGTCCGACACGCCGGCTACAAAGGCCCTATCGAAATCGAAATCTTCAACGACGACGTCTGGAAGCTACCGCTGGAAACGATTATCAGCCGCACTGTCGCCAGCTTCAAGCGCCATATCGCCGAACCTGTCAACGAACTGGAGCGCCAATCCGAATGA
- a CDS encoding Gfo/Idh/MocA family protein has protein sequence MSGQFRVGIVGCGNISDNHFQSYSSLADVEVIGVCDVDLARAREFASDRGIAHAVGSVQELIALGIDALSVCTPHPTHEAVVTKAAEAGVHVLCEKPIATDVASAERMVQAAEHNDVTLGVVFQRRFWPGAQALRAAIDDGRLGQPMLGHCQVLLHRGTDYYDASEWRGTWAADGGGVLMTQAIHNIDLLQWFMGDPVEVSAKAGAFVLGDSIEVEDTAAALITFASGAIATLAATVAASPNLGTRIIVTGSNGATVNVTEYPEGSDAVNDLWAVPGEECAAAVFADGLSGDIPVAEVNARLLPLHKLQVADFVDAVRTRRAPAVSGQEAMKSLQIVAAIYESARTGLPVKIGTADELSRQFAHLESRAVEPAGSR, from the coding sequence ATGAGCGGCCAGTTCCGCGTAGGAATCGTCGGCTGCGGCAACATCTCCGACAACCACTTCCAGTCGTACTCCTCACTGGCGGACGTTGAAGTCATCGGCGTCTGCGACGTGGACCTGGCAAGGGCGCGGGAATTCGCGAGTGATCGCGGTATCGCTCACGCTGTCGGCTCCGTGCAAGAGCTCATTGCGCTGGGCATCGACGCGTTGAGTGTCTGCACACCGCATCCGACCCACGAAGCCGTCGTGACCAAAGCCGCGGAAGCCGGCGTACACGTTCTGTGTGAGAAACCGATCGCGACCGACGTTGCGTCGGCCGAAAGGATGGTGCAAGCCGCCGAACACAATGACGTCACGCTGGGCGTGGTGTTCCAGCGCCGGTTCTGGCCCGGAGCTCAGGCCCTGCGCGCCGCCATCGATGACGGCCGTCTTGGCCAGCCGATGCTTGGTCACTGCCAGGTGCTCCTGCACCGTGGCACGGATTATTACGACGCCTCTGAATGGCGCGGTACGTGGGCAGCGGACGGCGGCGGGGTGCTCATGACCCAGGCGATCCACAACATCGACCTGTTGCAGTGGTTCATGGGCGATCCGGTAGAAGTGAGTGCAAAAGCCGGAGCTTTCGTCCTCGGCGACAGCATCGAGGTCGAAGACACGGCAGCGGCATTGATCACCTTCGCATCCGGAGCCATCGCGACCCTAGCTGCCACGGTGGCTGCGTCGCCCAACCTTGGCACACGCATCATCGTCACTGGGAGCAACGGCGCGACAGTGAACGTCACGGAGTACCCGGAAGGTTCCGATGCCGTGAACGATCTCTGGGCCGTACCCGGCGAGGAATGTGCAGCAGCGGTGTTCGCGGACGGCCTTAGCGGGGACATCCCGGTCGCGGAAGTCAACGCACGGCTCCTGCCGCTGCACAAACTTCAGGTAGCCGACTTCGTTGACGCCGTACGCACGCGGCGGGCGCCCGCCGTCAGCGGACAGGAGGCGATGAAATCTCTGCAAATCGTCGCCGCCATCTACGAGTCGGCTCGTACCGGTCTCCCAGTCAAGATCGGCACGGCTGACGAGCTATCACGTCAATTTGCCCATCTGGAATCCCGCGCCGTCGAACCGGCGGGCTCGCGATGA